The window TCTCAGCACCTCTCATCTGCTCTGTCCTTGAGGCCTGTGACTTGGCCCCCTGCCTCGGGTGCTGCTCACTTCTGACTCCTTCTGCACCCTCTCCCCAGAGTAACCTTCTGTATACACGGCTCTGAGTATGTTACCCACCTGCTTAAGGCACTCCCTCCTGTTGGTTTCTCCCACTTTTGTTGTTCTCTTTTATCCTCATTTCCCGATctccaccgccccccccccccgcccccgcgaTAGAAAACCGTTCTACTATGGTCAAAGCATATTTGGTTTCTATGCATGATTGCAAGATCCATTAATGtacttttaatttacataaatagtTGTGTTTTAAATCTCATTCCACGTGTTACCTTATTTCCCTTAGAACTACATTTTAGATCTCCCCTTGTTGTTATGTAGCCAGCCATTTAATCCACTGTCTCCTACTGCTGCAGAGTACTCCATGGAGTGAATCCGCCACATGTTCTCTAGCCGCTCTCGCAGTGATGAACGCCTACATTCTTTCTGATGTCCCATCATCCCTGTCATCTTCCCTGCTAGGCCTGCGTGAGAATGTCTTTTGGATAGATATCCGGAGACAGCCGTGCTGGTTCCTATGATGCGTATCCTTCATTGGCCTAAGAAGTTCCGGGTGGCCCTTCAGAATGGCTGCCGTAGTCCACACCCCACCAGTGGGGCACCAACCATCCAAGCCCTCCCTCTTGGCCAGGTGGAGCATCCAGTGTAAAAGACATCTCATTattgccttaatttttttcttcctcttctataatCCCTTCCCCTACACTGTTTACAGGGTAACATCCACCCTCTCCCCAGATTGGCATTCAAGACCCCCAGTCAGCTGGCCTCAAAGTCCCCGCCACTGAAAAGTCATCTCCCATTCCGGGCCTCGGCCCACCCTGTGGACCAACCAGCCGCCACTCACAATTCTCCTCATCTTTTTCTGGTTCCTCAGCTTGGATTAGACTCCCTGCCCCGGTGCCAAGTTCTCTCACAGGAAGAGCTCTGTGATCCCCTCAGTTAGAAGTGATCTTAGCCTCTGAACTTCTCCGTAACGCATCTGCGTCTTTCTCTGCTACCTACCGCAGCATGCCTTCCCTTTTACCGCGTGCCTTTTCCTTACGGAGCCTAAAGACCTCATTCTCATTGTTGCAACCTCGTGTACGTGCCTCCAGGCAGGAAGAGAAACCAGGATTCCTGTGGAACCaaatagttataatttttaacttGAGTCGtgattttactttgttctttgcAATTTTCTCTTTCGCAGTGGTTTTCCATTGCAGGTTGGAACCTATTAGCAAGTGGTGAAATCAACTTAGAAAATAGGAGCCAGTATGTTTTattaatgaaacagaacaggATTGAAAGTATCATGGTGCATCCACAGCAGAAAACAATATCCTTTTGTACAACTTGTTTCACTTTTTAGAGGTGtgtgaggatgtgtgtgtgtgtgtgtgtgtgtgtgtgtgtgtgtgtgtgtgaacgtgCAGTAGCTAGCAATATCAAATTGTTCTTACTGTAGTTTGGAGTCAGCAGAAATCAGAGCTACTGTATACGTTGAGTGATACTGTATCTCTACGTGTAACTATTTTGTGCATTGTTTCCTTCTGAAACAACAAGTCTAGtacaaaaagcaaagcaaaacaggAGACCCAGGCTCAAGTTCCACCTCTGCCATCTTCTGGCTGTGACCCACATTCCCAGGTGTCTCTCCCTCGCCACGGTGAGTTTCTTCACCTGTTCAACAGGAGTCAAAaagcccttcctccctcccagggttACTGCGAAACCGGATGAGAGGAGGTGAGTGAAAGACGAGCCATAAGCCATCTAGGAACGTGGGTGTCCTTACTGCTTGGGCCATGCAGTCTAGAAGCTGGTCACGTGCTTAAAATCGGTCGCCCGTTAGTGTGCgttgttctttctttcccaggACATGATTGTAACTGGGACTCACATCGATTCACGTTAATGTCACTAATATTTACATCACCGATGCTAATGACGTTATTAATATGGATTTATGACCACCtgtcaggctctgttctaagcactttgtgtGAACTGTGTTACctcttttcatcctcacagcaatcccGAAGCGGGTGCAGTTATGATCCTGCTTTATAAACACGTGAGGAAACGGAGACCCCGGTCTCTTCTCTTTGGAGCCTTTTCCCGGTTAGGGGTCAGGAGCCCTGGCCCTACCCTGCAAGGGGCCTCAGGCCTCAGCCCCAGTTCATAGCAGTGAGGAGCCGAGACTTCTGGTTCCCATCCCCTTTCTGTCCTCTGCggtccttcctcctcctcctgcctctctttaGGCATGCTTCACTCTCTGCTCCTGATCGTACACTCAACCGCTAACCGCATCCCCAAACAATCCTGTCGGCAGGGCTGAATCTGATGTCTTTGGGGATAATAAAAGCCAACGCTCCTCCCCAGATCGGCCGTGTTCGGCAACGGATGGGGGCCGCTGGCGGTGGCGCAGCTCAGTGAACTCCTCGTTCTCAGTTACTATCACCAGGAGTGGGCTCCGTCTGGGACGGTGGCCACGTACGGGCAAGGGGCACCTGGGCTTCGTCGGAGACGCCCTGCCCCTGGGCAGTTTCCTGCTCCCGTGTTCTGGGACCCCTAAAACCTTGGAAGTTCTTCGCAGAGGTCCGGTCCGGGCCTGCTCCTGATCTGTAACCTCCAGGACCCCAAGAGCCTGGGGCATCTCCTGCCCGACTCCCTCATGTAAGGCAAAGAGTCGAAGGGCGGGTGGATTAGGCTCCTCCTCAAGCATTTCCTGACCACCTacggtgtgccaggcactgcttggGTGCTGGCGCCACGGAGACGAACAAGGACAAATCCTCCCCCTGAGGAATGCTGCCAGCCGAATGCTGACGGTAAGGAATAGGAAGGGGTGTCAGGATAGGGACGGGGAGAGGCAAGGAGGAaggcccagagagaagaggagaaagggaagggaaggccaCCTAGGGCTGCATCTCGAAGAAGGAGCAGGGGTTCTCAGGGCTACAAAAAAGGGGAGGACATTCCAGACAGAAGAAACGGAATGTGTGAAGACATCGTACACTTGGGGACTGCAGGCGTCCTGTGGGGCCAGAACCTACTCGTTCAGCTGGCACAGCACCCGAACCCTGGGGAGGCTCTGAGAAACACCGGGAACTAGATGTCTATTAAAACCATTGTGATTAGGATCTTTGAAATTTGATAACTATGAATAGAGTCGCTAAACTTAATTGAATGCTTCTTCTggaccagacactgtgctaggtacttgACAGGAATCGTCACTTTGAATATTTCCAGCAACGCTATCAGCGAGATGCTGTTGTCCCCGTCTTACAAATGGGAGCAGGGAGATTTCCTTGCTGAAGTCACCTACCGTTCTACGGGCACGACCAGGATTGAAATCCAGGTTTATGTAACTCCAGAGTCCCTACTGGTTATTAACCCCCGCTGCTCGGAGCTGTCATGCAAAAGGAGCTGGACTCTATTCCGAAGTtaagggagaggaggtgggaacATTTCAAGCATGAGAGTGACAGGctcaaataaatgcattttaaaaaagatagcTCTCACACAGAGTGGAAGCCTAGTGGCAGGGCAGAGAGTCTAGCCTGAGTATTTACTCAACCCTCCAGCTCCGAGCTGGGTGAGGGCCTCAGTTGAGGCAGGGACCAGGGACGGATGGGAGAGAGGGTGATAGAATCGAAAGTCAGAACGTAGGTTCGATAGCATTTGGTGACTCATGAGATTTGGACAAAAGACAAGAGGAAGGAACTTCCGACCGGAACAGGTGCGGGGATGAAGGTGTCTTTGTGTCCGGATGGGGAATACGGAAGGGGAGAAATCGCTTTGGGAAGCAAGATGATGCCGTTTAGGAAATCAGCCGAGTCTGGAGTGCCTATTTTCCATCCAGAAGCACCTGGCCACCAGGCAGTTAGAAATATTGGTGTTGAGCTCAGGACAGGGGTCTCAGCGGAAGATGCTAATTTGGGAGCACttggcagagaggcagagagagggtaGGCAGGGAGTCCATGATCTCACTGGTGTTGCAGGGAGAAGTCAGACGGCCAAGGCCAGCATGGGCGAAACCAGGAATATTGATAAGCCTGGCAGAGAACAGGAGAAGGCTGAGATGGGGACCTGGAGAGGGTGAGGGAGGACCAGGAGAGCGTGTGAACCCAAGGGCCTAGTCCTCTTCGGAGGAAGCAAAGGTAGTGTCATCAGGGCCGAAATACCACGTAGCTTCCCTctacacacgcgcacacacgccTCTCCCCTGCCACCCTAAGGCGGAATTCAATCTGAACAAAGACCGTTTTTCACTTCTTAAAAATCCCGGGTTCAGGGTTAGACTTTTCTCACAACCGAGCTAGCCATTAGAGGAAGACCATTTATCTGCCTGATCCTTCATTATCCTTTAACTCTCACCTGAGAGTAAAGAATGATGTAAGTACAGAAACGATTAAATGtcaaaacttacattttaaatcGTTCCCTCGTATTGATGGACTCAGTTTGCGCCGGTCGGTCTcccaaacaaatggaaagatcgGAGAGACTGCCGTGAGGGTGGGCCTTCACAGCGACGGGAACACACAGTTCTTTTCTACTCCCGACTGGATGTCGACCACGCCACTAAACTTCCCTTTGAGATTCAGACGGGGAGACTTCCCGGAGGTTAGGGGTGCCCAGACTGGAAAATGAAAGCAGTGTGATCTCGGGGGCGGGCGGAGGACGCAGAGGGCTGACACCTGACACCGACCTCACAGGTTCCAGGGTCTGCTCAGTTGCTCCCGGACCCGCGATGCTGGACAAGTCACTCACCCGAGAGCCTCGGACTGTACCTCAGAAAGCCCCATCGCCTGGATGTTCCTGAAAGTTCTGCCATGAGGATGGATGAGATGATGGGTGCAAAGGTGGTGCCCCACGCACCTCTAAAAGTCCCTCTTTCTGACCTGGAGAGTACAGACCCAGGCCCCTGGCTCCACCCTGCAGTGGGCGCCTAAGCAGGTATGAAGAGTCTGGGCAGAGACCCGGAGGCACGCTCTGGAAATTGCCGTGACCCTGGAGCAGAGACAGGTGGCAACCTGCAGCAGGAGGGGCCTCAGTCCCTACACtgctctccctttctctgacaCATCTCAGGAGAAGCAaggggagctttaaaaaactaAGTTTCTCTCCgttccccttctcccctctgtgAGTTCTCACCGATCTCTGTAACGAATGCCTTTAACCTGTCACGGTGCCGCGAGGAAACGGCAAACACAAGTCTTGGCCTCTTCCAGGTGCAAATAAGTGACCGAGAAGGTTAAGAAGCCGTCATCTAAGACCTGTACAGCCTTTGCATCTGAGCTCTGCGGAGACGCGCTCTGCAAAACCCCGCCCGACGGCCCTGACCACCAAGAGGCCTTGCCCTTCCACCTCCCGAGCAGCGCGGGAGTCACCTCTCGGGCCTCCAACCCTCACTATTTCCTCAGAGCGGGGAGCTTCATCGTTCCAAAGGAGGACCATGTTCTGCCTGTTTGATTGCTCTTCCCAAGAACCTGAACTCCGAGCGCCAGGTCTGTCCTTCCGGGGGGCGGTGGTTAAGGGGCGAGTCCTCCAAATACCCGAAAACAGACTCCCCACACGTCTGAAGAAGACGCGGAGAGAAACTACCAAGTCTGGGCAGGGAATCCAGACATGGGTCGAAGGTGGGAGAGCCGCCTTCGCCGAGTACAGTGAGTCTCCCCCTGCGCCCCCGGGCAGGAAACGGTCCGTTTAGGGCCCAGATCGCGACAGCGGCCTCGGAGTCTGTACgcgcccccagcccagccccgccggggctttgaggaggagcagagggtgcGAGGTGTCAGCCTGTTGTCGAGTGAAGCCCGAAATTACCCACATTCGAAGCGCGGGAATCCCCAACTTCACCCGGCAGACGCCCGGCGAGACGAAGGACGAAGGGGGCGACTTCCCTCCGCAGCCGGAGAGGCGCGCCCGGTGGGGCCGTTTCCGGCGGGGACGAGGAGGTCGCGGGCGCTGAGCGATCGGCGCGCGCCTCCAGCTGGCTCGCCGAAGGCCAGGTCGGGCGAGCTCTGGACGGCGAGGCCCGAGCGTCCCCTGGTGACGCCTCCCGGTTTCGGGCCACTCGCGGCCCCGAAGCCCCTCCCCCCGGGCCTGGCCGGTTTCCAGTCCCGGGTCACCGTCGGGCGCCGCCAAGATGCCCCAGAGGAGCCCGCCCCTGCGGCCGCCTCAGGAAGGGAGGCCGCGCGTCCCAGCCGCGCCCGAGAAAGCAGCGGCCGCCTCGCCAGGCCAGATAAGCAGACCGGCGTCAGCTCCCGCAAGGCTCAGAACCACCCCCGACGGCGGCCGGCGAGAGCTAAAGCGACTAAGAGCTGACCCCTGGGGAAGCACAATGCCTCGGCCCGCTCTAACGCCCCGCCCTCCCCCCCGAGGCAATAGGGGCGCCCTCCGGAAGAGCGCGAAGGACAAGCGGCACAGCTCCCTCCGAGTGCTGTTGTGGGTGGCTCTGAAAAGAGCCTTTGGATATGATGGAACCTCGAGCCGAGCGGGCGCCCTTTAAGCCCGCTCCCCGCGGATGCGGCGGGCCAACTGGATGTCCTTGGGCATGATGGTCACCCGCTTGGCGTGGATGGCGCACAGGTTGGTGTCTTCGAACAGCCCCACCAGGTAGGCCTCGCTCGCCTCCTGCAGCGCCATCACGGCCGAGCTCTGGAAGCGAAGGTCCGTCTTGAAGTCCTGCGCGATCTCGCGCACCAGCCGCTGGAACGGCAGCTTGCGGATCAGCAGCTCGGTGGACTTCTGGTAGCGCCGGATCTCCCGCAGGGCCACGGTGCCCGGCCGGTAGCGGTGCGGCTTCTTCACGCCGCCCGTGGCCGGCGCGCTCTTGCGGGCCGCCTTGGTGGCCAGCTGCTTCCGCGGGGCCTTGCCGCCGGTCGACTTGCGGGCGGTCTGCTTAGTACGGGCCATGCCCAGCCAGAACACGAACTTACCAGCGCAGCGACAGGGAGACTAACGGGGGCCGGCCCGCGGCGGCAGTCTTTATAGGCACAGGCTTTTCCCGATTGGGCGGGGCGAGAATTGAAAGTCCCGCGCTGCCTGGCCATTGGCCGCGACGTCATCCGGCCTAGCGTCACCCATTGGCTTGCGCAGAatcctccccccccccgcccacccgCCTCGCTGTCTCCTTCCCAGTTTCCCAACACTTTTTCCCAccttgtttttcctctctttcaggGCGAGTCATTGTTGATCGGAACCGTGTCCGACTGTCCCTCTTCAGCCCCTCACTCCTTTGGAACACGCTCCCCGCGATACCCTCTTCCTCTCCACGCTTCGTAGCTCCCGAACCGAACCTCGGGCTTCCCTTCGTCCCACGCCCCCCGCACGCCTTGCTGCTTGCTACCTTTTCGGAGACCCCCAGTTGGTCCCACCGATGCTTTTGCCTTCCCGCCTTTCGGGTGGGAAAGCTGTCCGTCCCCCCGTGCGCAAGATTCCGCCTCCGAGAGCCTAAGTGGGGAACCTGTATCTCGGCCGCGAAGGCGTCTCCTCACTTTCTTGTTAAACTAAGTCGGCTCAGTGAGGCCAAGACCCAGGTCCGCCACAATCCTGAAAGCCGCCCCCTCCTCTACCGACTGGGGTGCACAtgtgtctgagagagagagagttggggggggggggggaagagccAGAATGAGAACGAGAACAGGTCCCCTTCACCCTAAACCTCAAGTGTCGGGCAAAGGCCTCGGGAACGACTGCGGAGTTGCGCCCTCGGCACCGACTCTTACAACACAGCGTCCGGGGCCGCCCCGAAGCATCCATAACTGAATCAACCGACTGCACCCCGGTGCCCGGGGAGCTTAGGCACCTCCATCTGCGTCAGTAAGTCCTTAAGTTTACGAGCCACCGAACCGAGTAAAGGTGGCCAAGGGCTCAAGACCAGAGAAGCCGAGGACCGGTTGGGAGTAGGGAGCAAATGGCACCCCCGCCCCCGTTCTCTCTGGGCCCGGCCTTCCCCACTGACAGATGGGAGTCGGGAGCGGCTACTGTAACAACTCTTTTTATTTGAAGAAGTGGGTGGCTCTGAAAAGAGCCTTTGATTTCACAGGTGCCCCCACCACACGGGGGCTGGGCGGGCCTCCGGACGCCGGCCTCACTTGCCCTTTGCCTTGTGGTGACTCTCCGTCTTCTTAGGGAGCAGCACAGCCTGGATGTTGGGCAGAACGCCGCCCTGGGCGATGGTGACTTTGCCCAGCAGCTTGTTCAGCTCCTCGTCGTTGCGGATAGCCAGCTGCAGGTGACGAGGGATGATACGCGTCTTCTTGTTGTCTCGGGCCGCGTTGCCCGCCAGCTCCAAGATCTCCGCCGTCAGATACTCGAGGACCGCCGCCATGTAGACCGGCGCGCCGGCCCCCACCCGCTCGGCGTAGTTGCCTTTACGCAGTAGGCGGTGCACTCGCCCCACCGGGAACTGGAGCCCAGCGCGAGAAGACCGCGACTTCGCCTTAGCGCGGGCCTTCCCTCCCTGTTTGCCACGACCAGACATGACGGGGACACTCACTGCGACCCGCTACCGCTCGACAACCGCCAAAGTCGCCCGAAACGGCCCCGCTTCACCCTCTTATAGGCAGAACGGCGATTGTCTACGGAGCATTTTGATTGGCCAAAGCGTAGCTTTGCTCTGGTGACCAATAGGATAGCTCAGCTAGAATCCACTCATTTACATAATCTCGTCTCCCTCGCAGGCGCGCCACTGAAAACTCGCGAATCACAACGCAGCGTAATCAGAACCTTAATTTGCGTACAGCCTCTATAAGTACCGAGTCGCTTCCGGCAGCCTCGGACCCGCTGTTGGGTTTGCTCGCCCGCTCGTGTCTGGCGCTCGTGCTTCCCGCTATGCCTGAGCCGGCCAAGTCCGCGCCCGCGCCCAAAAAGGGCTCGAAGAAAGCGGTCACCAAAGCCCAGAAGAAAGACGGCAAGAAGCGCAAGCGCAGCCGCAAGGAGAGCTATTCCATCTACGTGTACAAGGTGCTGAAGCAGGTGCACCCGGACACCGGCATCTCGTCCAAGGCCATGGGCATCATGAACTCCTTCGTCAACGACATCTTCGAGCGCATCGCCGGCGAGGCGTCCCGCCTGGCGCATTACAACAAGCGCTCGACCATCACGTCCCGGGAGATCCAGACGGCCGTGCGCCTGCTGCTGCCCGGCGAGCTGGCCAAGCACGCCGTGTCCGAGGGCACCAAGGCCGTCACCAAGTACACCAGCTCCAAGTGAGTCCCTGCCGGGACGCGGCGCTCGCGCGGCTCGCCGCCCGCTTGACTCCAAAGGCTCTTTTCAGAGCCACCNNNNNNNNNNNNNNNNNNNNNNNNNNNNNNNNNNNNNNNNNNNNNNNNNNNNNNNNNNNNNNNNNNNNNNNNNNNNNNNNNNNNNNNNNNNNNNNNNNNNcaactcaatcacaaaacatcaaacaacccaatcaaaaaatgggctggagacatgaacagacatttctccaaagaagatatactgatggccaataggcacatgaaaagatgctcatcatcgctgatcatcagggaaatgcaaatcaaaactacactaagatatcaccttacacccgttagaatgacaaaaatctctaaaactaatagcaacaaatgttggagaggttgcggagaaaaaggaaccctcatacactgctggtgggaatgcaaactggtgcagccactatggaaaacagtatggagattcctcaaaaaactaaaaatagaactaccatacgatccagccatcccactactgggtatttatccaaagagcctgaagtcagcaatcccaaaagtcctgtgcaccccaatgtttatttgCAATATTCTTATCTGAAAATGACTCAAATAttgaatatatagagaacttttagaaatcaacaataaaagCCAAGCcatataaaaatgagcaaaatactgGAATAGGctttctttacaaaagaaaatgtcgaaatgggcaaaagacataagAAAAGATGCACAATATCATTActtattagggaaacacaaattaaaaccacgatgaGCTACTTTTATCCACcacaagaataaatgaaattttaaagacagagaaCACCAAATACTGGCAAGTATGTGGAGCAACTATATCTTGTTGACATTGAAAATGTAAAATCGagcagccattctggaaaactgtttggcagtttctaataaaGTTAAGTTTACATCTActccatgacccagcaattccactacaaAGTGTacactcaagaaaaatgaatgcaCATGTCTACAAAAAGAATTGTACAAgtatattcatagcagctttgttcacaaTTGCCCAAACTAGAAATAACCCAGTTATTCTTCAGTGGCATTATGGTCACACACAGGAATAACACTCATCAATAACACCAAAATAATACACTTAACAACATAGAtgcatctcaaaaacattatgttgtatgaaaaaaaagccagacacacaaaaaatgacGTTCATTTATGTGAATTTCCAGAAAGTCAATACTGATCTATGGAGATAGAAATCAGAATGGTTTATATCTATTTAATTACATGTTTTTGTTGAACCATTTTAAGGTAAGTTACAGACGTCATGATCATTGaacctaaatacttcagcatacaAATGACTTCATCTCTTTGAGCATCATTTATGGACTCCAGTATTCCTTAATTCAGTCTTTCAATCTACTAGactggggtcagcaaacttttctgtaagatgccagaaagtaaatattttaggctttgcaggccaaaTGTTATAGCTGTTCAACTCTGTACATGAATACATACATGAataagcatggctgtgttccaataaaacattatttacaaaaacagactgTGGGCTGGGTTTGGCCAGGAGGCCGTTGTTTACTGACCCCTGCATGAAAATCACTGTTCTTTTTCATGCTCAAATTATCACCGCTCATGTCAGTGGGAATTCCTTCAAGCCAGCTATGTGTTTTCAAAAAGATCCTAATAGTTGGTTAATGAATCGTTGCTTTCTGGTCCCAGCTTTCTCATGCTCACCTTGTAATTCCCCTGCACCATTCCTGTAAGTAGTCACTTCCTTAAGAAGTCTTGGTTCATTTTGTGTGGAATGGTGTTAGAGGCCAAAACCCAGACACTGTGGAGACTCATTGAGCTTTTGGTGATACTGCTTCTAAACCAACTCAGTTTACAGTGGTAAAATAGATTTTAactgagtttatttattttacatagatGAAGTGTCCATTTAAAACCAAGAGTGATTATGCTTGTTTTtggccttgtaattttttcttttctcttgggctcAAAATCTTGATTCTCAGCACAGTTACTTGTCTACTTGTTgctaaatgtaaataaaatcctttcaaaacaacagtaacaacaaaaaagaaatccaaatggtTTGCTTAAGCGAAGGGAAGGTAGGCGGGAATTGACTGGAAAGGGCTCTACTGATGTTTCTGGGCTGATGGAAATTTTCTATAACGATCTAGGTGACcattatatttgtcaaaattcattggGCTGTGTGCTTAAGGTTTGTGCATTTTACTCTGTGAATTATACTTCAAGAATGTACTATTAGCATGAAAATTGGGTGGGGGAGGCGGAGGATGGCATTgagtttgttttattatatttattagattttatattatttagattttattgtaaaatatcaTGTTGAATGCAAACTCATAAAAAGCTCGTTGTCATAGCGTCTAAAAAGGCCccactgacatttaaaatatcaacCAGAAAAATGTTTACCACCACACCGGTTACATTAGTGGAAGCTACAGGCATGGTGCTTAACCTTTTGGGATAGTTCTGCGCATGCTTAGATATAGGGCCCGGCAGAGCTTTCTAAAAACCAGCATCCAGATTAGTGCACTTTcggttttccttccctcttcctgacCACAGGGTGCTGGAGAGCCTAGGTGAGCGCTGCTGCCAGGCCACATATAAGGGGTGCAACCGGTAGGGGGATTAAAAGAGATACTAAAACATGCACCAAATCTCTTCGAGTAAGATGCCAGACGCTGACTCAGATTTCAACCAAGGTTGCTGGGGCCACAACACAAGAGTACTAACCACTATAGGATCACAGCGTGCCATAGATCTTCCGGCAGCTCCTATGTGccctttaatatttttgatgtgaAACCAGCCACAGtattttcctgctttgttcttgAACTACGGGTTCTTgcgtttttctctctttcaggtcctgttccatttctcccttcccattCTGATACACGTTAAAAACAATTCTCACCTCTCAGGATCCGGCTTGTGCCTCTGCACAAGCTTCGTGGGAGGTCTCGTCCTCGCCCACGCCTCCcctgcttctttccctcctcttcaaggTTCCCTTTTGACCCCGACCGTATCC of the Equus quagga isolate Etosha38 chromosome 13, UCLA_HA_Equagga_1.0, whole genome shotgun sequence genome contains:
- the LOC124249474 gene encoding LOW QUALITY PROTEIN: histone H3 (The sequence of the model RefSeq protein was modified relative to this genomic sequence to represent the inferred CDS: inserted 1 base in 1 codon), which codes for MTSRPMARQRGTFNSRPAQSGKACAYKDCRRGPAPVSLPVAALVSSCSXLGMARTKQTARKSTGGKAPRKQLATKAARKSAPATGGVKKPHRYRPGTVALREIRRYQKSTELLIRKLPFQRLVREIAQDFKTDLRFQSSAVMALQEASEAYLVGLFEDTNLCAIHAKRVTIMPKDIQLARRIRGERA
- the LOC124251571 gene encoding histone H2A type 2-A — translated: MSGRGKQGGKARAKAKSRSSRAGLQFPVGRVHRLLRKGNYAERVGAGAPVYMAAVLEYLTAEILELAGNAARDNKKTRIIPRHLQLAIRNDEELNKLLGKVTIAQGGVLPNIQAVLLPKKTESHHKAKGK
- the LOC124251572 gene encoding histone H2B type 2-E; its protein translation is MPEPAKSAPAPKKGSKKAVTKAQKKDGKKRKRSRKESYSIYVYKVLKQVHPDTGISSKAMGIMNSFVNDIFERIAGEASRLAHYNKRSTITSREIQTAVRLLLPGELAKHAVSEGTKAVTKYTSSK